The following are encoded in a window of Castanea sativa cultivar Marrone di Chiusa Pesio chromosome 5, ASM4071231v1 genomic DNA:
- the LOC142636619 gene encoding receptor-like protein kinase FERONIA yields MILVYQFIFNGNLGEHLYGTNHDNPLPWKQRLRISIGVARVLHYLHTGLKHTIIHRNVKPSNILLDEKWEPKLADFVSYKLGPPSLSKALIRVDSSAYSGVQSSTLEHIDPEYFVCGELIDKSDVYSFGLVLLQLLCGKKTLEQRHLLEWVRKCKREGTVNEIVDPYLMGKIAPECFKKYIDIATSCVQNKGKNRPTIGEVQIILEHALELQESADATRKDVDPGGDHYNYPIVEYTCSASPPESEPEESVSDSDITATIWENF; encoded by the coding sequence ATGATCCTAGTCTACCAGTTCATCTTCAATGGAAACCTCGGCGAACATCTCTACGGCACTAACCACGATAATCCCCTCCCGTGGAAACAAAGACTCCGGATTTCCATTGGAGTGGCACGTGTTCTGCATTACCTTCACACTGGGCTGAAGCATACCATCATCCACCGTAACGTAAAGCCGAGTAACATTCTGTTGGACGAGAAATGGGAGCCCAAGTTGGCAGATTTCGTGTCGTACAAGTTGGGTCCACCGAGTTTGTCAAAGGCTTTGATTAGGGTGGATTCTAGTGCCTACTCTGGAGTACAGAGTAGTACTTTAGAACACATAGATCCGGAGTATTTCGTATGCGGGGAGCTGATTGATAAATCCGATGTCTATTCTTTTGGGTTGGTACTGCTGCAACTACTCTGTGGCAAAAAAACATTAGAGCAGCGGCATCTTCTTGAGTGGGTCAGAAAATGCAAACGAGAAGGGACCGTCAATGAAATAGTTGATCCGTATCTGATGGGGAAGATAGCTCCAGAGTGTTTCAAGAAATACATTGACATTGCCACTTCTTGTGTGCAAAATAAGGGAAAGAATCGTCCCACGATTGGTGAGGTGCAGATAATCCTTGAACACGCACTGGAGCTACAAGAGAGTGCTGATGCTACGAGGAAGGATGTGGATCCTGGTGGTGATCATTATAACTATCCCATTGTTGAATATACCTGTAGTGCTTCTCCCCCTGAGTCTGAGCCAGAGGAATCTGTTTCAGATTCAGATATCACTGCCACGATATGGGAAAATTTTTAA